The window ATCATTAATATCGATACTTAACTCAATCAATCCACTTAAGCCTTCTTGAATAACCTTATCAACCCCCAAATAAACTGCTGCCCGCCATTCATATGGGATACTTCTTTTTTGAACTTTTCTATTGCCTCTTTTTGTTTATTATTCTTTTCTGATTTTGACATCCAGCGAGCAGATGATATATTATTAATTTCATGGACAAACTCAAGAATAGTATTCTGAAGCACTTTATTAACATTAAAGATAGATGATAAATCACATTTTGACACAACATTTTCCAATACATCTTTTGTTATAAAATGTTTTTTCGCCCACTCAATCTGTCTATCAACAGCTAATAAAAGCAATTCTTTAGATATTCTGGCATTCCTAGGTTTAGGATTCATACCCTCAGTTATACCATACTTTTTTATTATATTTTCCGCTATTCTATTAACATCATTATGTTTAATTCCCTGTCGTATATTTAACGAATATCGAAGAATATCTCTAATAAGATCATATCTGGCATTAAGAACATCCTTTTTAAGTAAACAATTAGTCAATCCTTTCTTTATAATATTATGGATAACCAATTCAGATATTTTAATACTTTTTTTTCATCTCATTATTGGAAATAACTCTCATTTTTTTACTTTTTCTATATGCGTTCATTGCATCCAGTACAATATCAAAACTTTCCCTCCCGTAAAGAGTATCTACCCCAAAGAGATGTCATTTTTATGATAATGATATAAAACATCACCATAATGTATTTCTTGTAATGGTCTAGCGTTTATTGCAATAGCAGCATTTAATGACTCATGATAATTTTTGTAACCCGCATCATATATTACTAATGGGTGTGCCAATATATCTCTAGCTAATGTTTTAAAAATATCATATTGATTAAATAATCGCTCCTTTATAAAAACTTCAAATGGGGTATGAGAATTTTTACCAGTCCTAATGAAATACTCTTTAATCAAAACATTGATTTTATCAAAAATATATCTTTTTATTATTTCTTTATCTTTTACACTTATTTTATTTCCATTTTGGGTAAAATCTATTATTTTTCCAAAAGCTCCATCATGTTGGTTATTATGTTTTCCGTTAAAAAATATAGATGGTCCATTCCCCGTTAAAAATTCCGGAAGAATATCACCACTCAGCCCCCCCATAAAAGGGGAGAAACCAGAAGCCTTATGTTCCTCAGGATATGGATGGCCTACTGGCAATGCTCTCGGCAATCGAATCCTTGACTCATTATTTATTGTTGGAGAAAAGGTTTGAACATTTCTGGCTGTCACCGCTCCTGATGACATAAACAAATATGTCGTCAATATATTTTTTATGCTCCTTGTCCAATTATTCATAATTTTATGTTCAAATATCTTTTCTTCGGATAATAAATTATATACCTCCGATTGAACTTTTCTTCCTTTATCGATTACTTGCTCTATATCATCTGCAATATAGTTATATGAATTCAACTTTACAGACTTATCAAAAGAGAAATTGTTAAAAATTTCATTATTGTATGATTTTCTATTGCTATCCAACTCTTTATTTATTATGCTCGTGTATAAGTCTATCGATATTTGTTCTTGTATGTCATTATGTAATATATGCTGCAGAAAAAGATTAATAGCAAACTCTTCATTTCCCCGATAAGTTTCTCCATTATATTTTGCATCAATAAAATTTAAATTATGGTCAATTGGAATTAGTATTTTTGGGGGAGCATCATTTTCCATCTTATAGTTATAAGCATATGCTGGTAAAATCTTACATTTTAGAAAGCCATAATCAGTTAAGTTTATTTCCTTCACATAATAATTAATGATTCTTCGGAAAGTTAAGCTTTTCTCATATAAATCATTTAACATACTTCTAATTTTAGAATCAAGATCATCATTAGATGAATAGAAAAAGTTATCATAAATGTTAATGGTGTCATTTTTTTCATCTTTAGCTCTTTTGTCAAAGTCAATATGAGATTGTGTTATTTTATAAAATTGTTCTTCAAATACAGGGTCATTTGTATGTCTGATTAAATGTTTAATATAATTCATTGTGTCCCATGATTTTATAGTTGGGAATGAACCATGAGTACTACTTGTTGACAGTATATAGTTTGTAATTTTCATTAAAATTCCACTTCCTCTTATAACGTACTATGCAATGAATAAACGCCAGTTGAGAGTCTTTTCAAAACAATCATTAATTACGCCATATTACTATAGTAACAAAAACATATTAATCTGAATATCGATTCATAAAATATGATTCTCCACGATTTGTCCAGAAATAACGAACATAATTTTCGTTGTAATTAAAATTATATTTAATCTATAGTGACCATTCACAGCAAAATAAAATCAATTATCACATTCAAAAAAAACACTGACAACAAAGATACTCTTCAGACAAAGTTGTCACATGTAAATCTTCCTTTAAAACGTTGCTCAAGAGAAATATAAAAATCATATGCCCTAATCAACATCCTCAAACACTACGATATATGCTGTATCCTATTCATATATTACCACCGTATCAGACAAATCGAATCACAACGAGTTCTATCGTACTCTTTCATCTTCGACACTGTAAAATTTAAGAACATTCGGCTCATGACACTAAACCAAGACATAATAACAACGGAGCAATAAATGTTCCCACTGAACATGTGCAAACCTAAAAAGACAGTGTTACAATAATATTCATCTATGGTCTCTAAATCAACGCCACGCAACAGGATAATATAATGAAAATATTTCAGGAAAAGATTCTTTTGCATGTTCCGTTAGCATATCAGTTAGCACAGTGGTACAAGTAAAAACATTATTTCTTCCTTGTAGTCTGTCTAAAATATCATTGTAATAATAAACTGAGCCAAATACCTGAGGATCTATTTTATAAGCTTGTTCAATCAATCCATTTGCATATCTCCGTAGAATCTCAGGAGAATCATACTCTGTACCAAACATATCACTCGATGAGTATTTACAGAAAACCCCCCCTAAACAAAATAATATTTCAGCCTGTTTTCTTAGTGGCATATCTTTCAACACATGGCTCCCCATAATCATATCTACATGCTGAGCGTTCAATTCCCAACCATCAAGAAAGGGATTCCAGACACAGGCAAGTTTCCTTTGCTGATCATCAGCAATCATTTTATAATCTGATTTATTGGAATTAAGTGCCTCAATAAATCTCTCTTTGAGTTCATTATCAGAAATGAGTATATCCAGAATACCAGAAACGAAATTCTGGGAAAAAGCTTTATGATAAGGAATACTGAAAATTGGAAATGATTCAGAAAAAAGATTGCTCAATGAATACCCAAATGTATTTTGAACTTCTCCATCCTTATATAAAAAAAAGGACATCCAGTTAGTTGATGTATCAGGAGATAACATATCAGCCATATGACTCAAAGAACACATCATTGCCATACCATCATCCTGTGATGATAACAAAACCCAGTTATAAGCTAAATCGGAATCATCATCCCAGTCAGGCTTCCCAGAGCCATCGCACAATCCAAAATCACTCTGCTGTGTGACAGGATAAACTTTTTCATTTTTTAAATATACTTCATAGAGTTTCCTAAATCGTTCCTGCATTCCATCACGCCGTGAACCATTCATTACAATTTGTATAAAGGAACTATTATAAGATACCATCGCACCTGGATGTCGCTCAAAATACATCCCTGCCTGCAATAAACTACCATTCCCCATATACATCATTATTGAATTATTAAACCAAGACATTATAGTATCAAAAAAGTCATCACATATAGGCTCGAGCCATTGCTGTATATTTGCGTTGTTCAAATAAGGATGAATACTTAATGAATCAGCCAAAGACATCTTAACATAGGGCCGAAACGCCGCTAATTCGTCAAGAGATATTTTTTTGATAAGTTCTTCAGCTGCCCTTACTTTATCATGGTTATACTTATCATCAGATGTATTCATAGTCAATAAAATTGATTTATTTGATTTTGTATAGTTATCCAACACAGATAATATATTTTCCTGTATGTCAGATAGATCTATGTAACACCCTCCTAAATTAATGCTATTACTTTTTTCACTAAAGAGCTCCTTTACATCACCTAAGATAGCACCACTTAAAACCATTCCAGGAATTATAATAGCGCCTGTTAAATCAGCCTCGTTCAAAATTGGAGGATATTGTATATATGAAGATCCTTTAAATGATGCATTTTTAAGATTGGAATTGCTGAAATTAGAGTTTTCAAGCAAAGCCCTAATAATACAATTAGATAAATTAGCATAACAAAAATTACATTCATTCAAAATCGAGTTTTTAAAAGAACAGTTTTCCAATACAGCCTGAGACAAATCACTCATCCTGAGATCTGTATCATCAAGCACTGCTCCAGAAAAATTTACTGATGATAAATTCAGCCCTACAAGACTTAGACCTGACAAGTCACATCCAGAGTAATTCAATTCTTCAGCAGACTCTTCACCCGTTCGGTTAGCTGACAACCACATTAAGTCAGCAGTAAGCTCAGCTTTGCTCAGGCAGACACGGCCTTGACTGACATCATATGCAAGGAATTGACATTGCGATTCATTTAATGAATTACAGCCATTTAAATATACGGAATTTCTGAGTGCCTCAGGAAAGGAACCTTCTATATACTTCAAAGAACCACAATGACATAAGGATAAATTACCGACAGTGCTAGGTATGTTGCAACTTATAACTTCTAATGACGAGCATCCAACCATACTTAATGAAGATAAACCGGGTGGCAGGTAGCTTATTGATTTCAGATCTGTACATCCATTCAAAACCAGTTCTTTCAAAGAACCAGGAAGCAAGTCTGGTAATGTTGTTATTGGCTCACTGATTGATAAAGTCTCTCCATGAGTACTTATAACATCAAGTATTTTTGATGCGACCTCATGACGATGTTCTCTGAAATCTCCCTCAGCGCACCACTTTTCGAGTGCAACTTTAATATCCTCGTTAGATGGTGAACCTACAGGACCTTCAAAAGATATTATTCCAGAATTTACAGGAATATTTGTCGTGGGCAGCATTTATCGCACTCCTTCTACTTAGTCCACTAAAGTAAAATTAGAAAAATTAGAAAACACAACTGCCGGGACAACTTTCAGTCCCTGTACCCACAAATAAGATGTCAGATTTATCGGCATTAATTTAACTCCCTATTGAATTATCTCCCCTTTTTTATCTAACAAATATTCCCCGGACATGGCAACACAAAAACCGGAGCCGGACTCCGGTTTTTGTGAAGCTGTCGGACTACTTCATCCCGCCAATATTTTCCCACGTCCCGTCAGCACGGAGGATTTGCAGCGGTCTTACCACGCACTGTATCTGCTTTTTATCCGCATCCAGTATCACCACCTGCGTGATTACCCTGGCCTGCTCCGGGATAATGCCATTCTCATCTGACTCCAGGATGTCTGCCGGTCCCAGCCGCAGTTGTGCTGTAAGTAACTCCCCGTTTTCACGGTCATCATGCTTTCCGCAACCGCACAGACGCTGCATAAGTTTTTTTAGTATGTTCATGTCATTCTCCAGTTCTGCCTGTATCACTGCCCACTTCATCCAGCCCCTTGACATCCTGCCACGGCCCGTCACCAAATCTGACCTGCAAATGCTGAAAAATTCCCTGAACCTGTGTGGCATCTTTGGGGTCAAGAAATGTCAGTCCGGTGATGAGTGCGCCATCTGTACCCGGGAACCAGCCATAGCTGTTTGTCTCAATAATGCTTGCTGGCCCCAGACGGAACCGTATTTGTGTCTCCCCCGGGTCGCCCTTCGGACCCTGAGGTCCGGTAGCCCCCACCGGACCTGCCGCACCTGTTTCTCCTTTCGGTCCCTGTGGGCCTGCCGGACCGCTATCTCCCTTTAGCCCCTGTGGACCTGCACTTCCCGTCATGCCGGTCTCTCCCCGCTCTCCCCGCTCTCCCCTGTCGCCTTTCGGCCCCTGCGGGCCTGCCGGACCAGCATCACCTGCCGACCCCCGTTCACCGGTTGCCCCTGCCGGGCCGGTGTCGCCACGCTCTCCTTTATCTCCCTTCGGCCCCTGAGGACCCGCGGGCCCCGGTTCTCCCTTTGGCCCGGGTGGCCCCACCACGGTGGGGATTCGGTTTACGGCTTCTTCCGCCGCTATCCTGCTTTGTTCCGCTGACTGTGCGCTTTCTGCTGACTCCCGGGCTGACTCCGATGCCCCCCTGCTGAAGTGTCAGCATTTGCAGCGCTCTCTTCTGCCTGACTGGCTGATATGCCGGCATTCCTCGCTGACGTCTCCGCTTCTCCGGCATTCTTCTTCGCCTCCTCAGCGTTACGCGCCACCTCTTCCACCATCAGTTCAAAGCGACGCAGTGCCTCCGGACGGACATCATCCTCCGCCATGGCACCGAGAAAATCATTCAGCGTCCCCGGTTGAGAATCTTCATACACGGTGATGGTCCCGGCATGTGACGGAGGAAATCCCTCCACCAACAGAATGACGCTGTACTGACCATACTCCACCTCCATGCTGTAACGCCCGGCTTCATCCGGGTTTTCTGAAGCCACCGTATTCACCACCACCGTGGTGCTGGTCCGTCTGGCCTTCAGCACAATGGTGCAGTTCTGTACTGGTTTTCCTGTGCCATCTTTAAGCACGCCAGAAATTTTTACTGTCATACTTTTCCACCAATACAAAAAGCCCGCAGCAGTGACGCCACGGGCTTCAGGACAGTGTAACTTTACGTTTCCTCAAACACAGTTCTCCGCATAAGGCGGATGAACCTGCGTATCATACCAATATTTACAGAAGATAAATCGGCGTCTGTTGTCAGAAACGGTATCCGATACCAACAATAAACGCATCCGTTCGCCAGTCACCACGTCCGGCAGTTTCATATGCCATGTCGATCGCTATATTTTCTGCTGGGTTAATCTGTATTCCCATACCCGGGGTCAGGAATGGGTTAAGTTGGTTATTTGACAAACACCATATGGAATATCCGTCACCATCTCAGGAAAAAAGTGTTGTAAAATGCGTGGCCTTGTTTTGGGGAAAAGTTTTGGAGAGATTTTGGAGAAAGGAAAAAATTGAATAAATTCAAAATCCTGAAAGTGCTCCATCTTATGAACAAGAAGGTGGAGCTGGAATGATCGGTCGACTGCTTCGCGGCGGTTTTATGACCGCTATCTACGCGTACCTCTATATTCCAATCATTATTCTGATTGTGAATTCTTTCAACAGCTCGCGCTTTGGCATCAACTGGCAGGGCTTTACCACCAAATGGTATGGCCTGCTGATCAATAACGACAGCCTGTTGCAGGCGGCCCGGCACTCGCTGACGATGGCGGTTTTTTCCGCCACCTTTGCCACGCTGATCGGTTCGCTGACCGCAGTGGCGCTGTACCGCTACCGTTTTCGCGGTAAACCGTTCGTCAGCGGGATGCTGTTTGTGGTGATGATGTCGCCGGATATCGTCATGGCCATCTCCCTGCTGGTGCTGTTTATGCTGCTCGGCATTCAGCTTGGTTTCTGGTCGCTGCTGTTTTCGCATATCACCTTCTGCCTGCCTTTCGTGGTGGTAACGGTATACTCGCGGCTGAAAGGGTTCGACGTGAGAATGCTGGAAGCGGCGAAAGATCTTGGCGCCAGCGAGCTCACCATTCTGCGGAAAATCATTCTGCCGCTGGCGATGCCGGCGGTGGCCGCCGGCTGGTTGTTGAGCTTTACGCTGTCGATGGACGATGTGGTTGTCTCGTCGTTCGTTACCGGACCTGGCTATGAGATCCTGCCGTTGAAAATCTACTCAATGGTGAAGGTCGGCGTCTCACCGGAGGTGAATGCGCTGGCGACGATACTGCTGGTGCTGTCGCTGGTGATGGTCATTGCCAGCCAGCTTATCGCTCGTGATAAAACGAAGAGCCTGTCTCGCCAGGCGTAATTGTTGTTAAAACAGCCTGAAGAGTCAGGCGTTAATCTCAGGGGACGTTAAATGAAAAAATGGTCACGCCACCTGCTCGCGGCAGGTGCTCTCGCTATCGGTATGAGCGCTGCGCACGCGGACGACAGTAAAACGCTCTACTTCTACAACTGGACCGAGTATGTGCCGCCAGGCCTGCTTGAGCAGTTCACTAAAGAGACCGGCATTAAGGTTATCTATTCGACCTATGAATCGAATGAAACCATGTATGCCAAGCTTAAAACCTACAAAGACGGCGCGTATGACCTGGTGGTTCCGTCCACCTATTACGTCGATAAAATGCGCAAAGAGGGGATGATCCAGAAGATCGACAAAGCGAAGCTGACCAACTTCCATAACCTCGATCCTGACATGCTGAATAAGCCGTTTGATCCGAATAACGACTACTCCATTCCGTATATCTGGGGCGCCACGGCGATCGGCGTTAACAGCGACAGCATCGATCCGAAAACGGTGACCAGCTGGGCCGACCTGTGGAAACCGGAATACAAAGGGAGCCTGCTGCTGACCGATGACGCGCGCGAAGTGTTCCAGATGGCGCTGCGTAAGCTGGGTTACTCCGGCAACACCACCGATCCGAAAGAGATTGAAGCCGCCTACAACGAGCTGAAAAAGCTGATGCCAAACGTGGCGGCGTTCAACTCCGACAACCCGGCGAATCCGTATATGGAAGGTGAAGTCAACCTCGGCATGGTGTGGAACGGCTCCGCCTGGGTGGCGCGTCAGGCCGGTACGCCGCTGGAGGTCGTCTGGCCGAAAGAAGGCGGGATCTTCTGGATGGACAGCCTTGCCATTCCTGCCAACGCCAAAAATAAAGAAGGCGCGCTGAAGCTGATTAACTTCCTGCTGCGCCCGGAAGTAGCAAAAGAAGTGGCGGAAACCATTGGCTATCCGACGCCAAACCTGGCGGCGCGTAAGCTACTGAGCCCGGAGGTCGCTAATGATAAATCGCTTTATCCTGACGCGCAGACCATCAGCAAAGGGGAATGGCAGAATGACGTCGGCGCCGCCAGTGCAATCTACGAAGAGTATTATCAGAAGCTAAAAGCGGGTCGTTAACCCCGTTAAGCGCCGGGCAATGCCTTCTCCCG is drawn from Citrobacter rodentium NBRC 105723 = DSM 16636 and contains these coding sequences:
- the nleL gene encoding type III secretion system effector E3 ubiquitin ligase NleL, translated to MLPTTNIPVNSGIISFEGPVGSPSNEDIKVALEKWCAEGDFREHRHEVASKILDVISTHGETLSISEPITTLPDLLPGSLKELVLNGCTDLKSISYLPPGLSSLSMVGCSSLEVISCNIPSTVGNLSLCHCGSLKYIEGSFPEALRNSVYLNGCNSLNESQCQFLAYDVSQGRVCLSKAELTADLMWLSANRTGEESAEELNYSGCDLSGLSLVGLNLSSVNFSGAVLDDTDLRMSDLSQAVLENCSFKNSILNECNFCYANLSNCIIRALLENSNFSNSNLKNASFKGSSYIQYPPILNEADLTGAIIIPGMVLSGAILGDVKELFSEKSNSINLGGCYIDLSDIQENILSVLDNYTKSNKSILLTMNTSDDKYNHDKVRAAEELIKKISLDELAAFRPYVKMSLADSLSIHPYLNNANIQQWLEPICDDFFDTIMSWFNNSIMMYMGNGSLLQAGMYFERHPGAMVSYNSSFIQIVMNGSRRDGMQERFRKLYEVYLKNEKVYPVTQQSDFGLCDGSGKPDWDDDSDLAYNWVLLSSQDDGMAMMCSLSHMADMLSPDTSTNWMSFFLYKDGEVQNTFGYSLSNLFSESFPIFSIPYHKAFSQNFVSGILDILISDNELKERFIEALNSNKSDYKMIADDQQRKLACVWNPFLDGWELNAQHVDMIMGSHVLKDMPLRKQAEILFCLGGVFCKYSSSDMFGTEYDSPEILRRYANGLIEQAYKIDPQVFGSVYYYNDILDRLQGRNNVFTCTTVLTDMLTEHAKESFPEIFSLYYPVAWR
- a CDS encoding phage tail fiber C-terminal domain-containing protein; translation: MNILKKLMQRLCGCGKHDDRENGELLTAQLRLGPADILESDENGIIPEQARVITQVVILDADKKQIQCVVRPLQILRADGTWENIGGMK
- the potC gene encoding spermidine/putrescine ABC transporter permease PotC, with the translated sequence MIGRLLRGGFMTAIYAYLYIPIIILIVNSFNSSRFGINWQGFTTKWYGLLINNDSLLQAARHSLTMAVFSATFATLIGSLTAVALYRYRFRGKPFVSGMLFVVMMSPDIVMAISLLVLFMLLGIQLGFWSLLFSHITFCLPFVVVTVYSRLKGFDVRMLEAAKDLGASELTILRKIILPLAMPAVAAGWLLSFTLSMDDVVVSSFVTGPGYEILPLKIYSMVKVGVSPEVNALATILLVLSLVMVIASQLIARDKTKSLSRQA
- the potD gene encoding spermidine/putrescine ABC transporter substrate-binding protein PotD; amino-acid sequence: MKKWSRHLLAAGALAIGMSAAHADDSKTLYFYNWTEYVPPGLLEQFTKETGIKVIYSTYESNETMYAKLKTYKDGAYDLVVPSTYYVDKMRKEGMIQKIDKAKLTNFHNLDPDMLNKPFDPNNDYSIPYIWGATAIGVNSDSIDPKTVTSWADLWKPEYKGSLLLTDDAREVFQMALRKLGYSGNTTDPKEIEAAYNELKKLMPNVAAFNSDNPANPYMEGEVNLGMVWNGSAWVARQAGTPLEVVWPKEGGIFWMDSLAIPANAKNKEGALKLINFLLRPEVAKEVAETIGYPTPNLAARKLLSPEVANDKSLYPDAQTISKGEWQNDVGAASAIYEEYYQKLKAGR